In a genomic window of Gossypium arboreum isolate Shixiya-1 chromosome 7, ASM2569848v2, whole genome shotgun sequence:
- the LOC108458647 gene encoding mediator of RNA polymerase II transcription subunit 19a-like isoform X1: MDAGGNKFGGGPRELSGVVDLISRYKLLPHHDFFCKRPLPLSIADTHYLHNVAGDTEIRKGEGMQLDQLNQNTSYNRDTNFRIQPFDFDILKEAFQLRETTPVELPPTEKGMPTIAGKSKSEVKDKERKHKKHKDRDKEKDKEHKKHKHRHKDKDRSKDKDKEKKKDKSGHHDSGADHLKKHHEKKRKHDGDEDRNDINRHKKSKSKLVN, from the exons ATGGATGCTGGAGGCAATAAATTTGGAGGAG GACCAAGGGAACTTAGTGGTGTTGTCGATCTTATAAGTCGATATAAGTTGTTGCCTCACCATGACTTCTTCTGCAAGAGACCTCTTCCTTTGTCCATTGCAGACACACATTATCTTCATAATGTGGCGGGAGATACTGAAATTAGAAAAGGAGAAGGGATGCAATTGGACCAGCTTAATCAGAATACATCTTATAACAGAGATACTAATTTCCGCATACAACCTTTTGACTTTGATATTCTTAAAGAGGCTTTTCAGCTGAGAGAAACCACTCCCGTTGAATTGCCACCG ACTGAAAAAGGGATGCCTACTATTGCTGGGAAATCAAAGAGTGAGGTCAAAGATAAAGAGAGGAAGCATAAAAAGCACAAAGATAGAGATAAGGAGAAGGATAAAGAGCATAAGAAGCACAAGCACCGTCATAAAGATAAAGATCGAAGTAAAGATAAAgacaaggaaaagaagaaggatAAAAGTGGGCATCATGATTCTGGTGCTGATCACTTAAAAAAGCACCATGAAAAG AAAAGGAAGCATGATGGAGATGAAGATCGTAATGACATTAACAGACACAAAAAAAGTAAG AGTAAGCTTGTAAATTGA
- the LOC108458647 gene encoding mediator of RNA polymerase II transcription subunit 19a-like isoform X3, whose amino-acid sequence MDAGGNKFGGDTHYLHNVAGDTEIRKGEGMQLDQLNQNTSYNRDTNFRIQPFDFDILKEAFQLRETTPVELPPTEKGMPTIAGKSKSEVKDKERKHKKHKDRDKEKDKEHKKHKHRHKDKDRSKDKDKEKKKDKSGHHDSGADHLKKHHEKKRKHDGDEDRNDINRHKKSKSKLVN is encoded by the exons ATGGATGCTGGAGGCAATAAATTTGGAGGAG ACACACATTATCTTCATAATGTGGCGGGAGATACTGAAATTAGAAAAGGAGAAGGGATGCAATTGGACCAGCTTAATCAGAATACATCTTATAACAGAGATACTAATTTCCGCATACAACCTTTTGACTTTGATATTCTTAAAGAGGCTTTTCAGCTGAGAGAAACCACTCCCGTTGAATTGCCACCG ACTGAAAAAGGGATGCCTACTATTGCTGGGAAATCAAAGAGTGAGGTCAAAGATAAAGAGAGGAAGCATAAAAAGCACAAAGATAGAGATAAGGAGAAGGATAAAGAGCATAAGAAGCACAAGCACCGTCATAAAGATAAAGATCGAAGTAAAGATAAAgacaaggaaaagaagaaggatAAAAGTGGGCATCATGATTCTGGTGCTGATCACTTAAAAAAGCACCATGAAAAG AAAAGGAAGCATGATGGAGATGAAGATCGTAATGACATTAACAGACACAAAAAAAGTAAG AGTAAGCTTGTAAATTGA
- the LOC108458647 gene encoding mediator of RNA polymerase II transcription subunit 19a-like isoform X2, translated as MDAGGNKFGGGPRELSGVVDLISRYKLLPHHDFFCKRPLPLSIADTHYLHNVAGDTEIRKGEGMQLDQLNQNTSYNRDTNFRIQPFDFDILKEAFQLRETTPVELPPTEKGMPTIAGKSKSEVKDKERKHKKHKDRDKEKDKEHKKHKHRHKDKDRSKDKDKEKKKDKSGHHDSGADHLKKHHEKKRKHDGDEDRNDINRHKKK; from the exons ATGGATGCTGGAGGCAATAAATTTGGAGGAG GACCAAGGGAACTTAGTGGTGTTGTCGATCTTATAAGTCGATATAAGTTGTTGCCTCACCATGACTTCTTCTGCAAGAGACCTCTTCCTTTGTCCATTGCAGACACACATTATCTTCATAATGTGGCGGGAGATACTGAAATTAGAAAAGGAGAAGGGATGCAATTGGACCAGCTTAATCAGAATACATCTTATAACAGAGATACTAATTTCCGCATACAACCTTTTGACTTTGATATTCTTAAAGAGGCTTTTCAGCTGAGAGAAACCACTCCCGTTGAATTGCCACCG ACTGAAAAAGGGATGCCTACTATTGCTGGGAAATCAAAGAGTGAGGTCAAAGATAAAGAGAGGAAGCATAAAAAGCACAAAGATAGAGATAAGGAGAAGGATAAAGAGCATAAGAAGCACAAGCACCGTCATAAAGATAAAGATCGAAGTAAAGATAAAgacaaggaaaagaagaaggatAAAAGTGGGCATCATGATTCTGGTGCTGATCACTTAAAAAAGCACCATGAAAAG AAAAGGAAGCATGATGGAGATGAAGATCGTAATGACATTAACAGACACAAAAAAA AGTAA